In one Lachnospiraceae bacterium GAM79 genomic region, the following are encoded:
- a CDS encoding helix-turn-helix domain-containing protein, with amino-acid sequence MDTKKIGAFLKQCRKEKNLTQEQLAEKFGVSARTVSRWETGINMPDLSILVQLAEYYDVEMRELLDGERSQTMNKEMKETLDKVAVYEEWVKQKALKAGNLAFASMFVISVLAIIIQMLLTVDIRLVLGETATALVGGILYASIMVYNGIWDKCLPKSATIWRDFFTSVICAGIFTVIYGICLFRMGATETQVTRLALGFLIGITIVAFIVLRLLAFINRKRNQNSSNVPEKKETSLSKAEWTKIYNAQNIVETEQLVEMLKQNGIAAFSQEAGANVAMHGALGFGIYGVDIFVKTDDAEKAVQLIKEINNQE; translated from the coding sequence ATGGACACAAAAAAGATTGGAGCTTTTTTAAAGCAATGTCGTAAAGAAAAGAATCTTACACAAGAGCAGCTTGCTGAAAAGTTTGGAGTATCTGCAAGAACAGTTTCCAGATGGGAAACAGGAATAAATATGCCAGATCTCAGTATACTTGTTCAACTTGCTGAGTATTACGATGTTGAGATGAGAGAGCTCCTGGATGGAGAAAGGAGCCAGACTATGAATAAAGAGATGAAAGAAACATTGGACAAAGTTGCGGTGTATGAAGAATGGGTGAAACAAAAAGCATTAAAGGCTGGAAATCTTGCATTTGCATCAATGTTTGTGATTAGTGTGTTAGCGATTATTATTCAGATGTTATTAACTGTGGATATTCGCTTGGTTTTAGGAGAGACAGCAACTGCTTTGGTAGGAGGAATTCTGTATGCTTCTATTATGGTGTACAATGGAATATGGGATAAATGTTTGCCCAAAAGTGCTACTATATGGCGCGATTTTTTCACCAGTGTGATATGTGCAGGAATTTTTACAGTCATCTATGGCATATGTTTATTTAGAATGGGAGCTACAGAAACACAGGTAACACGATTAGCATTGGGATTTCTGATTGGTATTACTATTGTGGCATTTATTGTTCTTAGGCTCTTGGCATTTATTAATCGAAAAAGAAACCAGAATTCGTCAAATGTTCCGGAGAAAAAGGAAACTTCCCTATCTAAGGCAGAATGGACAAAAATTTATAATGCACAGAATATAGTAGAGACAGAACAACTTGTAGAAATGTTAAAGCAAAATGGAATAGCAGCTTTTTCGCAGGAAGCAGGTGCGAATGTTGCAATGCATGGGGCACTAGGATTTGGAATATATGGTGTGGATATATTCGTGAAAACCGATGATGCAGAGAAGGCAGTACAGTTGATCAAGGAGATTAATAACCAAGAATGA
- a CDS encoding DNA-deoxyinosine glycosylase, translated as MSEYQYVEHEFAPVYNEESQVLVLGSLPSVKSREQGFYYGHPRNRFWKVVAAVLGVPEPLTIEEKKRMLLAGHVAVYDVIRACEIIGSSDSSIRNVVPADIKSIVAHTPIRAVFTNGKTAGRLYKKYQAEHIALPMIELPSTSPANAAFSLERLEEIWKLEIGKYL; from the coding sequence ATGTCAGAATATCAGTATGTAGAGCATGAATTTGCTCCGGTATATAATGAAGAATCACAGGTGCTGGTTCTTGGCAGTCTGCCATCGGTGAAATCCAGAGAGCAGGGCTTCTACTACGGACATCCGAGAAACCGTTTTTGGAAGGTTGTGGCAGCTGTACTTGGTGTACCGGAACCCTTGACGATAGAAGAGAAAAAACGGATGCTGCTTGCCGGTCATGTGGCGGTCTATGATGTGATCCGGGCTTGTGAGATCATCGGTTCCAGTGACAGCAGTATCCGAAATGTTGTTCCTGCAGATATTAAAAGCATTGTAGCACATACACCGATCCGGGCAGTTTTTACAAATGGTAAGACTGCCGGCAGATTATACAAAAAATATCAGGCAGAACATATCGCTCTTCCAATGATCGAACTGCCATCGACAAGCCCGGCAAATGCAGCGTTTTCGCTGGAACGACTGGAAGAAATATGGAAATTGGAGATTGGTAAATATTTGTAA
- a CDS encoding NAD-dependent epimerase/dehydratase family protein has protein sequence MKKILITGGTTFVSKYAAKYFVEHGYEVYVVNRNSKPQVKGVTLIESDRHNLGDKLKNLHFDVVADITAYDAQDIIDLHNSLDSFDQYIMISSSAVYPEYGVQPFPEDSERAVNKFWGKYGTDKIEAENALLERVPDAYILRPPYLYGSMDNVYREAFVFDCAMADRKFYLPEAGEMKLQFFHVEDLCRLMEVIITKCPTDHILNVGNEKSISIRDWVIKCYACFDKVPEFVSVPETVEQRNYFSFYNYEYCLDVTRQKKIYPETMSMDAGLQEAANWYIEHEGEVNKKPYWKYIDTNLV, from the coding sequence ATGAAGAAAATCTTGATTACCGGTGGAACCACATTTGTCAGTAAGTATGCAGCAAAGTATTTTGTAGAGCATGGATATGAGGTCTATGTAGTGAACCGTAATTCAAAACCGCAGGTTAAGGGCGTGACGCTGATTGAAAGCGACAGGCATAATTTAGGGGATAAGCTGAAGAATCTGCATTTTGATGTTGTTGCCGACATAACCGCTTATGATGCACAAGACATAATTGATTTACATAATTCGCTGGACTCTTTTGATCAATATATAATGATTAGTTCCAGTGCGGTATATCCGGAGTATGGTGTACAGCCATTTCCTGAGGATTCTGAAAGAGCAGTAAATAAATTCTGGGGAAAATATGGAACAGATAAGATCGAAGCAGAAAATGCACTGTTGGAGAGAGTCCCGGATGCTTATATTTTAAGACCGCCATATTTATATGGTTCTATGGACAACGTCTATCGGGAGGCGTTTGTATTTGACTGTGCAATGGCAGACAGAAAATTTTATTTGCCGGAAGCCGGTGAGATGAAATTACAGTTTTTCCATGTGGAAGATTTGTGTAGGCTGATGGAAGTAATAATTACAAAGTGCCCAACGGATCATATTTTGAATGTCGGAAATGAAAAGTCAATATCGATAAGAGACTGGGTTATCAAATGTTATGCTTGCTTTGATAAAGTGCCGGAATTCGTATCTGTACCGGAAACAGTAGAGCAGAGAAATTATTTCAGCTTTTATAATTATGAATACTGTCTTGATGTGACCCGGCAGAAGAAGATATATCCGGAGACGATGTCAATGGATGCCGGGTTACAGGAGGCTGCAAATTGGTATATAGAGCATGAAGGTGAGGTAAACAAGAAGCCATATTGGAAGTATATTGATACCAATTTGGTATAA
- a CDS encoding oleate hydratase yields MYYASGNYEAFARPKKPAGVDQKSAYIIGSGLGALAAACFLVRDGQMKGSHVHILEKDPIPGGACDGYQYSDIGYVMRGGREMDNHFECMWDLFRSIPSIETEGVSVLDEYYWLNKADPNYSLCRATENRGQDAHTDKKFGLSDKGAMEIMKLFFTPDEELYNKRIDEYFDEEVLNSNFWMYWRTMFAFENWHSALEMKLYIKRFIHHVGGLPDFTALRFTKYNQYESMILPMVKYLESFGVVFHYNTKVINVEFEIEAGRKLAKKIDIIRDGEADAIDLTENDLVFITNGGCVENSSYGSQNKPAEFKTEIREGGGWDMWRKIAAQDPSFGHPDKFCYDPEQSNWMSATVTTLDEKILPYIKKICKRDPLSGKVVTGGIVTARDSEWLLSWTINRQPQFRNQPKGQVLVWVYGLFSNKPGDYVKKTMRECTGKEICEEWLYHIGVPEEKIPELAEHSANTVPVMMPYITAFFMPREKGDRPDVVPEGAVNFAFLGQFAETARDTIFTTEYSIRTGMEAVYTLLNIDRGVPEVWGSVYDVRDLLNATVAIRDGRKITDMKLGLKEKIAMKELLKAVEGTDVEKLLREHGAI; encoded by the coding sequence ATGTATTACGCAAGTGGAAATTATGAAGCATTTGCCAGACCAAAGAAGCCGGCGGGTGTGGATCAGAAATCGGCATATATTATAGGTTCGGGACTTGGTGCATTGGCGGCAGCCTGTTTTCTGGTAAGAGATGGACAGATGAAAGGCTCGCATGTGCACATTCTGGAGAAAGACCCGATTCCGGGCGGTGCATGTGATGGTTATCAGTACAGCGATATCGGCTATGTTATGCGTGGCGGACGTGAGATGGATAACCATTTTGAGTGTATGTGGGATCTGTTCCGTTCGATTCCGTCCATCGAGACAGAGGGTGTCAGTGTACTGGATGAGTATTACTGGCTGAATAAGGCAGATCCAAACTATTCTTTGTGTCGGGCAACTGAGAATCGGGGGCAGGATGCACATACCGATAAGAAGTTTGGATTGTCCGATAAGGGTGCAATGGAGATCATGAAGCTGTTCTTTACCCCGGATGAAGAATTATATAATAAACGGATCGATGAGTATTTTGATGAAGAAGTGCTTAATTCTAATTTCTGGATGTACTGGCGGACGATGTTTGCATTTGAGAACTGGCATTCTGCACTTGAGATGAAGCTCTATATTAAGCGTTTTATCCATCATGTCGGAGGACTGCCGGATTTCACGGCACTTCGTTTTACCAAATATAACCAGTATGAGTCCATGATTCTTCCGATGGTAAAATATCTGGAATCATTCGGTGTGGTGTTCCATTATAATACTAAGGTTATAAATGTGGAATTCGAGATCGAAGCAGGAAGAAAGCTGGCAAAGAAGATTGATATTATCCGTGACGGTGAAGCAGATGCGATCGACCTGACCGAGAATGATCTGGTATTTATCACAAATGGCGGCTGCGTGGAGAATTCTTCATACGGAAGCCAGAACAAACCGGCTGAGTTTAAGACCGAGATCCGCGAAGGCGGTGGATGGGATATGTGGCGGAAGATCGCTGCACAGGATCCATCCTTCGGACATCCGGACAAATTCTGCTATGATCCGGAACAGTCGAACTGGATGAGTGCAACGGTAACGACACTAGATGAAAAGATCCTTCCATATATTAAGAAAATCTGCAAGAGAGATCCACTCTCCGGCAAGGTAGTTACAGGTGGTATCGTGACTGCGAGAGATTCCGAATGGCTGCTTTCATGGACGATCAATCGTCAGCCGCAGTTCCGTAATCAGCCAAAGGGACAGGTGCTTGTATGGGTATATGGATTATTTTCGAATAAACCGGGTGATTATGTAAAGAAGACCATGCGGGAATGCACCGGTAAGGAGATTTGCGAAGAGTGGCTCTACCATATCGGAGTACCGGAGGAGAAAATACCGGAGCTTGCTGAGCACAGCGCAAATACAGTGCCGGTTATGATGCCGTATATTACAGCATTTTTCATGCCGCGTGAGAAAGGTGACCGCCCGGATGTTGTACCGGAGGGAGCAGTAAATTTTGCATTCCTCGGACAGTTTGCAGAGACAGCAAGAGATACGATATTTACGACCGAGTATTCGATCCGTACCGGTATGGAGGCAGTATATACCCTGTTGAATATTGACCGTGGTGTGCCGGAGGTCTGGGGCAGTGTCTATGATGTACGGGATCTGTTAAATGCGACCGTAGCAATACGCGATGGCAGAAAGATCACAGATATGAAGCTTGGACTGAAAGAGAAGATCGCAATGAAGGAGCTTTTAAAGGCGGTAGAAGGAACCGATGTCGAGAAACTTCTCCGGGAGCATGGAGCGATATAG
- a CDS encoding methylated-DNA--[protein]-cysteine S-methyltransferase, giving the protein MTTREEALAYGLSFPDTYQQAPFHDPNWQLVRVKGSKKVFLWTYERDGYINLNVKVDPEWRDFWRSAFDAVIPGWHQNKEHWNTIILDGSIPDQDVKRMIAESYDLVTTSPSKRIYEAVKKIPAGKVATYGQIAELAGDKKMARAVGNALHKNPDPEHIPCFRVVNAKGELSGAFAFGGKNVQADRLTADGVTVVDGRVDMERFGIKILDGEII; this is encoded by the coding sequence ATGACAACGAGAGAAGAAGCGCTGGCATATGGACTGTCTTTTCCTGATACATATCAGCAGGCGCCGTTTCATGATCCGAACTGGCAACTGGTGCGTGTGAAAGGAAGCAAGAAGGTATTCCTGTGGACATATGAGAGAGACGGATATATTAATCTGAATGTAAAGGTCGATCCTGAATGGCGGGATTTCTGGCGGAGCGCATTTGACGCGGTGATACCGGGCTGGCATCAGAATAAGGAGCACTGGAATACGATCATTCTGGATGGAAGTATTCCGGATCAGGATGTGAAACGGATGATCGCAGAGAGTTATGATCTGGTGACAACCAGTCCATCAAAGAGAATCTATGAGGCGGTGAAAAAGATTCCTGCCGGAAAGGTTGCAACCTATGGTCAGATCGCGGAGCTTGCCGGGGATAAGAAGATGGCGCGTGCAGTGGGAAACGCGCTTCATAAGAATCCGGATCCGGAGCACATTCCCTGCTTTCGTGTGGTAAATGCAAAGGGTGAATTATCCGGAGCATTTGCATTCGGCGGAAAGAATGTACAGGCAGATCGATTGACGGCAGATGGAGTTACAGTTGTCGATGGACGGGTGGATATGGAGAGATTTGGAATAAAGATCTTAGATGGAGAAATCATATAA
- a CDS encoding LrgB family protein, protein MHDFFENSLFAGVTLSLISYLIGSILKKKFKLGIFNPLLISIVVTILVLVVSKVDYDTYNEGAQYLSWLLTPATVCLAIPLYEQWELLKHNCKAVMAGLVAGVVTSLCTVFVLSKIMGLTHEDYVTMLPKSITTAIGMGVSEELGGYVTITVAVIIVTGVLGNIFGELVCKIFRITEPISKGLAFGSASHAIGTAKAIEIGEVEGAMSSLAIAVSGILTVVLSSLFAHFM, encoded by the coding sequence ATGCATGATTTTTTTGAAAACTCCCTGTTTGCGGGAGTTACACTTAGCCTGATCTCATATTTGATCGGGTCAATATTAAAGAAGAAATTCAAACTGGGAATATTTAATCCGTTGCTGATCTCGATTGTAGTTACCATCCTGGTACTGGTTGTGAGCAAGGTGGATTATGATACTTATAATGAAGGCGCCCAATATTTAAGCTGGCTGTTGACCCCTGCAACCGTATGTCTGGCGATCCCGCTCTATGAACAGTGGGAACTGCTGAAGCATAACTGTAAGGCGGTTATGGCAGGTCTTGTTGCCGGTGTGGTGACAAGTCTTTGTACGGTGTTTGTATTGTCAAAGATCATGGGACTTACACATGAGGATTATGTAACGATGCTTCCGAAGTCTATCACGACTGCGATCGGTATGGGTGTTTCAGAAGAACTGGGTGGATATGTAACGATTACGGTTGCGGTTATTATCGTAACGGGTGTTCTTGGAAATATATTTGGTGAATTAGTGTGCAAGATTTTTCGAATCACCGAACCGATATCAAAGGGTCTGGCATTTGGATCTGCATCTCATGCGATCGGAACGGCAAAGGCGATCGAGATCGGTGAAGTGGAAGGTGCAATGAGCAGTCTGGCGATTGCGGTTTCCGGTATTCTTACGGTTGTGCTTTCGTCGTTATTTGCGCATTTTATGTAA
- a CDS encoding flavodoxin yields the protein MSKVAVVYWSGTGNTALMAQAVAEGAKAKGAECDLLTSAEFTVDMVDNYDAIAFGCPAMGAEVLEESEFEPMFAECEPALNGKKIAIFGSYGWGSGEWMDTWEAQCQADGAVFAAAPLICHETPDEAGLADCTALGEALV from the coding sequence ATGAGTAAGGTTGCAGTTGTATATTGGAGTGGCACAGGTAACACAGCATTAATGGCACAGGCTGTTGCAGAAGGTGCAAAGGCAAAAGGAGCAGAATGTGATCTTTTAACATCCGCAGAATTCACTGTAGATATGGTAGATAACTACGATGCGATTGCATTCGGATGCCCTGCTATGGGTGCCGAAGTCTTAGAAGAAAGCGAATTCGAGCCAATGTTCGCTGAATGTGAACCGGCATTAAACGGTAAGAAGATCGCCATCTTCGGTTCATATGGCTGGGGAAGCGGCGAATGGATGGATACATGGGAAGCTCAGTGTCAAGCTGACGGTGCTGTATTTGCAGCAGCTCCACTGATCTGCCATGAAACACCGGATGAAGCAGGTCTTGCTGATTGTACCGCACTTGGCGAAGCACTTGTTTAA
- a CDS encoding DUF3793 family protein: MFEEYLITHCSPTLASLKPASLFLYRFSSGEELYESVAVWDAQFQKKGIRITILREDTETALIYVYRPDAMVRELSRPEIISFLVSTGYQAGTIDQMLEQLRSRLHGSEEFPHEIGVFLGYPLNDVLGFIKNHGSNCKGMGDWKVYGDLGEAQKTFAKFKKCREIYANLWHQGRTIWQLTVAA, from the coding sequence ATGTTTGAAGAATATTTGATCACACATTGTTCGCCTACATTGGCGTCCTTAAAACCTGCCAGCCTGTTTCTTTATCGTTTTTCTTCCGGAGAAGAATTATACGAAAGTGTGGCTGTCTGGGATGCACAATTTCAGAAAAAAGGGATCCGGATCACGATCCTGCGAGAAGATACCGAAACTGCTTTGATCTATGTCTACAGACCGGATGCTATGGTTCGTGAATTATCAAGACCGGAGATCATCTCTTTTCTTGTAAGCACAGGATATCAGGCAGGAACGATCGATCAAATGCTTGAACAGCTTCGTAGCCGTCTTCATGGTTCGGAAGAATTTCCGCATGAGATCGGTGTCTTCCTTGGTTATCCGTTAAATGATGTTCTCGGATTTATCAAAAACCACGGAAGTAACTGCAAAGGCATGGGCGACTGGAAGGTATACGGAGATCTGGGTGAGGCCCAGAAAACATTTGCCAAGTTTAAAAAATGCCGTGAGATCTATGCAAATCTCTGGCATCAGGGACGAACGATCTGGCAGTTGACGGTTGCCGCATAA
- a CDS encoding TetR family transcriptional regulator C-terminal domain-containing protein: MSQITKRALEASLKKLLTKKPLDKITITDITEDCGINRMTFYYHFKDIYDLVEWVCVEDATRILGENKTYDTWQEGFLRIFEAVSENKTFMMNAYHSISRDQVEKYLYSLTYDLMIKVIEDKAKNMQVRDEDKKFIADFYKCSFVGVLLEWIENGMKQDPHVVVDKMGLVMHDNITRALEAFRTDVFHKKTES, from the coding sequence ATGTCTCAGATAACGAAACGTGCGTTGGAAGCATCACTGAAGAAGCTTCTTACAAAGAAACCGCTTGATAAGATAACGATAACGGATATCACGGAAGACTGCGGCATCAACCGAATGACATTTTACTATCATTTTAAAGATATCTATGATCTGGTAGAGTGGGTGTGTGTGGAGGATGCAACGAGGATACTGGGTGAGAATAAAACCTATGATACCTGGCAGGAAGGCTTCCTTCGTATCTTTGAAGCGGTGAGCGAGAATAAGACATTTATGATGAATGCATATCATTCGATCAGCAGAGATCAGGTAGAAAAATATCTGTACAGTCTGACGTATGATCTGATGATCAAGGTCATCGAAGATAAGGCGAAGAATATGCAGGTGCGGGATGAAGATAAGAAGTTCATTGCTGATTTTTACAAATGCTCCTTTGTCGGTGTGTTGCTTGAATGGATTGAGAATGGCATGAAGCAGGATCCACATGTGGTCGTGGATAAGATGGGACTGGTGATGCATGATAATATTACCAGAGCACTGGAAGCATTTCGGACGGATGTCTTTCACAAAAAAACAGAGAGCTGA
- a CDS encoding RNA methyltransferase, with protein MKIIEVTDLNRPELAVYAELSERQLATIYEPEEGLFITESPKVIERALDGGYEPVSFLAEKGQLAEAEEILDRMEDVPIYVAPDEILTKLTGYHLTRGLWCTMRRRTLPTIEEVCQGAKRIAILEEVVNPTNVGALFRCAAALGMDAVILTGGCSDPLYRRASRVSMGTVFQIPWTMLSKKDGVWPEQAMKTLKEMGFKTAAMALREDSVGIDDPQLNSEEKLAIVLGTEGDGLAGDTIADCDYTVMIPMAHGVDSLNVAAAGAVAFWQLGHQRQE; from the coding sequence ATGAAAATAATAGAAGTAACGGATCTGAATCGTCCGGAACTGGCGGTTTATGCGGAGCTTTCGGAACGGCAGCTTGCAACAATTTATGAACCGGAGGAAGGATTGTTTATTACCGAGAGTCCGAAGGTGATCGAGCGGGCATTAGATGGTGGATATGAACCGGTGTCTTTTCTGGCAGAAAAGGGACAGCTTGCAGAGGCTGAGGAGATTCTGGATCGGATGGAGGATGTCCCAATCTATGTTGCACCGGATGAGATATTGACGAAGCTTACCGGTTACCATCTGACAAGGGGGCTCTGGTGCACGATGCGCCGCAGGACATTGCCAACGATAGAGGAGGTATGTCAGGGAGCGAAGCGGATCGCTATTTTGGAAGAAGTGGTCAATCCGACAAATGTGGGAGCATTGTTCCGCTGTGCCGCAGCACTTGGTATGGATGCAGTGATATTGACCGGTGGCTGCAGTGATCCTCTTTACAGACGTGCAAGTCGTGTGAGTATGGGAACAGTATTCCAGATTCCGTGGACAATGTTGTCAAAGAAGGATGGTGTCTGGCCGGAGCAGGCAATGAAGACATTGAAAGAAATGGGCTTTAAGACGGCGGCAATGGCACTCCGAGAAGATAGTGTAGGAATTGATGATCCGCAGTTAAATAGTGAGGAAAAGCTGGCAATTGTGCTCGGTACAGAGGGCGATGGGCTGGCCGGAGATACGATAGCTGACTGCGATTATACGGTTATGATTCCGATGGCACATGGTGTAGATTCACTTAACGTAGCGGCGGCAGGAGCGGTAGCTTTCTGGCAGCTGGGACATCAGCGGCAGGAGTAG
- a CDS encoding cytidylate kinase-like family protein has product MIVTLGRQCGCAGDEVGKKLSELLGIPFYTKPELIALAKEKKIYEKYPMYFGEQPVNAMISSVADDFCPRNQYDTPKRALSAMFGGQSFIIIGRASNYAYRDDKDAVRVFLCGDKKQRAHHIAGKHKISERKAIALVEKTDEKRRGYHRYYTGEEWGYAENYDLCIDAVRLGVDKTAELIADYVKHVGGR; this is encoded by the coding sequence ATGATCGTAACACTTGGAAGACAATGTGGATGTGCCGGAGATGAAGTTGGGAAAAAATTATCGGAGCTGTTAGGGATTCCCTTTTATACGAAGCCAGAGCTGATCGCGCTTGCAAAAGAAAAGAAAATTTATGAAAAGTATCCAATGTATTTTGGTGAGCAGCCGGTAAATGCGATGATCAGTTCGGTTGCGGATGATTTCTGTCCGAGGAATCAGTATGATACACCGAAACGGGCATTGTCAGCAATGTTTGGAGGACAGAGTTTTATCATTATAGGACGTGCTTCGAATTATGCCTACCGGGATGATAAGGATGCTGTCCGGGTGTTTCTGTGCGGAGATAAGAAGCAGCGGGCGCATCATATCGCGGGAAAGCATAAGATCTCGGAGCGAAAGGCTATAGCGCTTGTTGAAAAGACAGATGAGAAACGGCGTGGTTATCACAGATATTATACCGGAGAAGAATGGGGCTATGCAGAGAATTATGATCTGTGTATAGACGCGGTACGACTGGGTGTTGATAAGACGGCGGAATTGATCGCAGACTATGTAAAGCATGTTGGAGGAAGATAA
- a CDS encoding FCD domain-containing protein, with the protein MEKQHVTSEYEKAIQYIYSLMQDGTLQNGSKLPTERTIAETLGIGRNSTREALSILHGMGMIERVQGSGNYISKNAGESIRQMLMMMLALGSITKSEVCEFRCTMEKSVCSMLIEKGIPFECQVLLEDNLARMEQADGSELVSVDKEFHELLIRATENELFSMIMEAVMIVYREWIDLVLRRVNTKEKANLLNYHKQIYNSVLERDEAAMKAAVDGHYHLISQMLAL; encoded by the coding sequence ATGGAAAAACAACATGTTACATCAGAATATGAAAAAGCAATTCAATATATTTACAGCCTGATGCAGGACGGAACCTTGCAGAACGGAAGCAAGCTTCCAACCGAACGTACGATAGCGGAAACGTTAGGAATCGGAAGAAATTCGACCAGGGAGGCACTCAGTATCCTGCATGGCATGGGAATGATCGAACGCGTACAGGGATCGGGAAATTATATATCAAAAAATGCCGGAGAGTCGATCCGTCAGATGCTTATGATGATGCTGGCACTTGGCAGTATCACGAAATCCGAGGTCTGTGAGTTCCGTTGTACAATGGAAAAGTCTGTATGCAGTATGCTGATCGAGAAAGGAATACCATTTGAGTGTCAGGTGCTTCTGGAGGATAATCTGGCAAGGATGGAGCAGGCGGATGGTTCCGAACTGGTTAGCGTGGATAAGGAATTTCATGAATTGCTGATCCGGGCAACAGAGAATGAACTATTTTCGATGATCATGGAGGCGGTTATGATCGTTTATCGGGAATGGATCGATCTGGTGCTGCGCCGTGTGAATACAAAAGAAAAGGCAAACTTGCTTAATTATCACAAGCAGATCTATAATAGTGTATTAGAACGTGATGAAGCAGCCATGAAAGCGGCGGTAGATGGGCATTATCATCTGATCAGCCAGATGCTTGCATTGTAG
- a CDS encoding CidA/LrgA family protein yields MKYIRQFLIILAISFIGELLKYVLPLPIPASIYGMAILFVCLMTGWIKLEAVKETGKFLIEIMPLMFIPAGVGLMVSWGTLKPVLIPVCVITVVTIITVMAMTGRLSQWIIRKDRKKEEQEDA; encoded by the coding sequence ATGAAGTATATTAGACAGTTTTTAATCATTCTTGCAATTTCATTTATCGGGGAACTGCTCAAATATGTATTACCTTTGCCGATTCCTGCCAGTATTTATGGAATGGCGATTTTATTTGTATGCCTGATGACTGGATGGATCAAGTTAGAGGCAGTGAAAGAGACAGGGAAATTTTTAATTGAGATCATGCCATTGATGTTCATTCCTGCCGGTGTTGGTCTGATGGTTAGCTGGGGAACGCTGAAGCCGGTGCTGATTCCGGTATGTGTGATCACGGTCGTTACGATCATTACGGTTATGGCGATGACAGGCAGACTGTCACAGTGGATCATCAGAAAGGATAGGAAGAAAGAGGAACAAGAGGATGCATGA